Proteins co-encoded in one Theileria equi strain WA chromosome 3, complete sequence genomic window:
- a CDS encoding hypothetical protein (encoded by transcript BEWA_005890A), with the protein MSVDVKEETNDGIKWKVFTPKKGVKITSFTEGRVEIAKTSTRLKCLKIPLDSQTPLVYVVHGGCGGNLKCFEKVGGQWKEIGYSEFDRKVDAIKKNVVRPNEEVVRVGSTFGNLKGSKEPSQESPTPTTSTAVPPSDEFSEAQMVKQGGTTLDLENTQSPENLFEKASAAGYWQKLTQGDFLKKLSGMRKSGSSSPNPSSDSTTPS; encoded by the exons ATGTCTG TAGATGTAAAAGAGGAAACTAACGATGGAATTAAGTGGAAAGTCTTTACTCCCAAGAAGGGTGTAAAAATTACCTCGTTCACAGAAGGAAGAGTGGAAATAGCAAAGACAAGCACTAGGCTTAAATGTCTGAAAATCCCGTTGGATTCACAAACTCCCCTCGTGTATGTAGTACATGGAGGCTGTGGTGGAAATTTAAAGTGCTTTGAGAAGGTAGGCGGGCAATGGAAGGAGATTGGTTATAGTGAGTTTGACAGGAAAGTAGATGCGATCAAGAAGAATGTAGTGAGACCAAATGAAGAGGTAGTAAGGGTAGGGAGTACTTTTGGTAATCTAAAAGGTTCCAAAGAGCcttctcaagaatctcCTACCCCTACTACTTCCACCGCAGTTCCTCCCAGTGATGAGTTTTCAGAAGCTCAAATGGTTAAACAAGGTGGTACTACTCTTGACCTCGAAAATACTCAAAGTCCGGAAAATTTGTTTGAGAAAGCTAGTGCAGCTGGATACTGGCAAAAACTCACACAAGGAGACTTTTTAAAGAAGCTTTCTGGAATGAGAAAGTCTGGATCATCATCTCCTAATccttcttcagattctactactccatcttaA